From a region of the Paraburkholderia hospita genome:
- a CDS encoding type II secretion system protein N — MNALQIRLISLAVFAVFCATLTYWVVTLTSHSGAPVPAAAVRAPVSTDQAAALFGGQLTRTANQDIHLFGILALSHGAAAIISTGGEPPHAVSLGSTIMQGARLAEVRARSIIIDRNGSHFEVFLPANAPGPTIYVR; from the coding sequence ATGAACGCTCTCCAGATCCGCCTGATTTCGCTCGCTGTCTTCGCCGTGTTCTGCGCGACGCTCACTTACTGGGTTGTCACGCTCACGTCGCATTCCGGCGCGCCCGTGCCCGCTGCCGCCGTGCGCGCGCCCGTTTCGACAGATCAGGCCGCGGCGCTGTTCGGCGGCCAGCTCACGCGCACCGCGAATCAGGACATCCATCTGTTCGGCATCCTCGCGTTGAGCCACGGCGCCGCCGCGATCATCAGCACGGGCGGCGAACCGCCGCATGCCGTATCGCTGGGCAGCACCATCATGCAAGGCGCCAGGCTCGCCGAAGTGCGCGCCCGCTCGATCATCATCGACCGCAACGGCTCCCACTTCGAAGTCTTCCTTCCCGCGAACGCGCCCGGCCCGACCATCTACGTGCGCTGA